One genomic region from Leishmania panamensis strain MHOM/PA/94/PSC-1 chromosome 10 sequence encodes:
- a CDS encoding hypothetical protein (TriTrypDB/GeneDB-style sysID: LpmP.10.0770), with amino-acid sequence MDSLYHTTVEPVLLRECQQGGEETAAANLTTALHRVPKVDLHCHLNGSVSAPLLAHLERLLIHSGAPASGPDRGNGGGKVGDDEAGHTSFFNSQEKRKHNGLTASPADRTGGAAAATPAELMHRCFTVFEAIYTVMTSLAFTRLAVQDVLFASAAENILAMEIRTSMRDGMRRTFRQDVADEEVTKEMYVDTVTKTVEHLLCGGLVDLATGELLSAEASAHVLAWGKASLKHDCTAKDEASEEGAAAQWWQLYENIYCSLLQPESGASCIQERRRYFLDHILSNLTERMHVRLLLSINRGATEAAAWEAARLTTKTQQRQIMEFHSWCMVHMWRRNGGGTGRDAGIRHSSSLGSRTDASLFSSFLHRRLRQTCWVTGMDLSGNCYKGTYMVLEPALAAARKGGAAVQDSNGTDTSSSDIRVTASITIHAGEKQDPQELHEMVLFAPERWGHLVFTDNTSLSAILAAQQGIELCLTSNLLTGGHSHVVDHHLGGLLQLWESMPESRGGVEEGTNSFPCYVATEAVRLAHREARAMRRCGGPITVSESSETADADSGDTASTFVLPNISFHTDDRGVFGTTLSKELHLASQHPAIGQLCNRLTATVAGVTNGDAASQTPSAATLAHFFWLLERLSLAQVFELPLPVQLLAAALHDSYSCVSEPAAAYEGCALGVLQGAEMGDWRDWESFVRVCNSIAASPVDATTAPSVTPLPSRLSRWEWAWLTKCFDRYYD; translated from the coding sequence ATGGATAGCCTGTACCACACCACTGTCGAGCCGGTACTCTTGCGAGAGTGCCAGCAAGGCGGCGAAgaaacagcggcggcaaatCTCACAACTGCGCTTCACCGGGTACCAAAGGTGGATTTGCACTGCCACCTTAACGGTAGTGTatctgcgccgctgctggcgcacctCGAGCGGCTCCTCATTCATAGCGGTGCCCCGGCGAGTGGGCCGGATAggggcaacggcggcggcaaggtCGGCGATGACGAGGCGGGTCACACCTCCTTCTTCAACTCTCAAGAGAAGCGGAAGCATAATGGGCTCACGGCATCTCCGGCGGACAGGACCGgcggggcagcggcggccacgcCAGCAGAGCTGATGCACCGATGCTTCACCGTCTTCGAGGCCATCTACACGGTCATGACAAGTCTCGCGTTCACCCGGCTGGCTGTTCAAGACGTGCTCTTCGCCAGTGCTGCGGAAAACATCCTCGCGATGGAAATTCGGACGTCGATGCGAGACGGAATGCGGCGCACTTTCCGACAAGACGTGGCCgacgaggaggtgacgaAAGAGATGTACGTGGACACGGTCACCAAGACCGTCGAGCACCTACTCTGTGGTGGATTGGTTGACTTAGCGACGGGTGAGCTGCTGTCTGCAGAGGCGTCGGCGCACGTCTTGGCGTGGGGTAAGGCCTCTCTGAAGCACGACTGCACAGCGAAAGACGAGGCCAGTGAAGaaggggcagcggcgcagtggtggcagttGTACGAAAACATCTACTGCAGCCTCCTGCAGCCGGAGTCGGGGGCGTCATGCATCCAAGAACGCCGCCGATACTTTCTCGACCACATCCTCTCGAACCTAACGGAGCGCATGCACgtgcgtctgctgctctccatcAACCGTGGCGCCACTGAGGCGGCCGCCTGGGAAGCGGCGCGGCTTACCACGAAgacacagcagcggcagataATGGAGTTCCACTCGTGGTGCATGGTCCACATGTGGCGCCGCAACGGCGGAGGAACGGGGCGCGACGCGGGCATTCGCCATTCTTCATCTCTGGGTTCGCGAACCGATgcgtccctcttctcctcttttcttcatcGCCGACTGCGCCAGACGTGCTGGGTCACCGGCATGGACCTCTCGGGCAACTGCTACAAGGGCACGTACATGGTACTGGAGCCGGCGCTAGCCGCCGCGCGGAAAGGtggggcagcagtgcaggaTAGCAACGGcaccgacaccagcagcagcgacataCGCGTGACGGCCTCCATCACTATTCAcgcaggagagaagcaggACCCACAGGAACTGCACGAAATGGTGCTGTTCGCTCCGGAGCGATGGGGCCATCTCGTCTTCACGGACAACACAAGCCTGTCTGCCAttctcgcggcgcagcaggggATTGAGCTGTGCCTCACAAGCAATCTGCTGACGGGAGGTCACTCTCACGTTGTGGATCACCACCTCGGtggcctcctccagctctggGAATCCATGCCAGAGAGTCGGGGCGGCGTCGAAGAGGGCACGAACTCATTTCCGTGCTACGTCGCCACAGAGGCGGTCCGTCTTGCCCATAGGGAGGCACGCGCAATGCGTCGCTGTGGCGGTCCCATCACCGTGTCCGAGTCATCAGAAACAGCGGATGCTGACAGCGGCGATACAGCGAGCACGTTTGTCTTGCCGAACATCTCTTTCCACACGGATGACAGAGGTGTCTTTGGCACTACACTGTCCAAGGAGCTGCACTTGGCCTCCCAGCACCCCGCCATTGGGCAACTGTGCAATCGGCTGACGGCGACTGTGGCGGGTGTGACCAACGGCGATGCAGCGTCGCAGACGCCGTCCGCAGCAACCCTTGCGCACTTCTTCTGGCTGTTGGAGCGTCTGTCCCTGGCACAGGTCTTCGAGCTGCCGTTGccagtgcagctgctcgcagcCGCCCTCCATGACTCCTACTCATGCGTATCCGAGCCGGCCGCCGCTTATGAAGGCTGTGCGCTCGGCGTGCTACAGGGAGCGGAGATGGGCGACTGGCGCGACTGGGAGtcgtttgtgcgtgtgtgcaacAGCATTGCTGCCTCACCTGTAGAcgcaacgacggcgccgtcggtgacgccgctgccatcgcgtCTAAGTCGGTGGGAGTGGGCGTGGCTCACTAAGTGCTTTGACCGCTACTACGACTAG
- a CDS encoding nuclear transport factor 2, putative (TriTrypDB/GeneDB-style sysID: LpmP.10.0780), with translation MSFQDVGVGFVQHYYNFFATQRSLLAGIYRPNTLLTWQREQVQGVDAIMARFANLGFAEAAFKQDNVDCQPSLSGGVLVVVNGEVQLKEEHHSLKFNDVFHLAQDNGQWYVSNQVFNIVGGGGQ, from the coding sequence ATGTCGTTTCAGGATGTTGGCGTGGGCTTCGTCCAGCACTACTACAACTTCTTCGCCACCCAACGCAGCCTACTGGCCGGCATTTACCGCCCCAATACGCTGTTGACGTGGCAGAGGGAACAGGTGCAAGGTGTGGACGCGATCATGGCGCGCTTTGCAAACCTCGGCTTCGCTGAGGCTGCCTTCAAGCAGGACAACGTCGATTGTCAGCCCTCACTAAGCGGCGGTGTGCTTGTCGTCGTGAACGGCGAGGTCCAGTTGAAAGAAGAGCACCACTCGCTCAAGTTTAACGACGTCTTCCACCTGGCGCAGGACAACGGCCAGTGGTACGTGTCGAATCAGGTCTTCAACAttgtcggtggcggcggccagtGA
- a CDS encoding ribosome biogenesis protein, putative (TriTrypDB/GeneDB-style sysID: LpmP.10.0790) gives MGRVKVTPKGKVKKNIPITRIGKKQYLKRRFAHVRAVDVAGANNRFTQKYFEGNNTAEQTFTRLGLTIDPSASKSVTEKRKAKVRPQTRCVFEEQSELAENEKQVKATKIGRPVSEQEGSTIANLIQRYGTDLKRMTLDRKLNPFQLNMRQLQRQIVNYLKWEKAAFPKEFAEAEEKGWFSIEQFADPHLRSGQRG, from the coding sequence ATGGGCCGCGTCAAGGTGACACCGAAGGGAAAAGTGAAAAAGAACATCCCCATCACCCGTATAGGTAAGAAACAGTACCTGAAGCGGCGATTTGCCCACGTCCGCGCCGTGGACGTCGCCGGCGCCAACAACCGCTTCACTCAGAAGTACTTTGAGGGCAATAACACTGCCGAGCAAACCTTCACTCGCCTCGGACTTACCATCGACCCAAGTGCCTCGAAGTCGGTAACGGAGAAGCGCAAGGCAAAGGTGCGGCCGCAGACGCGTTGCGTCTTTGAAGAGCAAAGCGAGCTGGCGGAGAACGAGAAGCAGGTGAAGGCCACGAAAATCGGGCGCCCGGTCAGCGAGCAGGAAGGGTCCACCATCGCGAACTTGATTCAGCGTTACGGCACAGACCTGAAGCGCATGACGCTGGATCGGAAACTGAACCCATTCCAGCTCAACATGCGCCAACTGCAGCGACAAATCGTGAACTATCTCAAGTGGGAAAAGGCGGCCTTCCCAAAGGAGTTCGCCgaagcggaagagaagggctGGTTTTCGATTGAGCAATTTGCTGACCCACACCTGCGCTCGGGCCAACGAGGGTAG
- a CDS encoding hypothetical protein (TriTrypDB/GeneDB-style sysID: LpmP.10.0800) — translation MRYAPQTPPPPPAGLNRSEHVEEALSTRLQGSSSAHKTATSDTTPPDPRLGHVMNTSSASSSSSSSKICAEHMQHAAEVAASNRDGLYQAEQKPFVGTSAVALQPPPPLRMRHSTTAPAAATPFPSSSASSTPLGDRAGDGESNHSNNSSSSYSASRTSSHYLFAIQRDLEAIVRLQQLQLQERRVPLPSEASTRESMPGAWIGAKQMAASPLVTDPLHHSTTFVARAAPAIHLQSIDHAKRAWLEGEGTAYATPRQQQQPPQSLPLSCHTHFAGTSASPRTAKVADAAPQLSLDSCRSSVQGVNDMLLSPPRHDTSGASISAGTSIPVMRHQSHQQQPQPPPPPPSSSPIPASLVEYQRYLMQLEHQQRQHREVLRRHRKQHSREEVMAAAQRGGAPITIPISTATPPRQRTGIGTVMEDRRNRSPPLAMMMQAIRQRRGDERGVYSAGILYGCTTSSDSSATVPSAMRQRGRHSQKQRHPMTTSPTAAAAPSRERGGGRRASVRSGHGRSAEDTGPSAARATGAPGVALIDVPARSRYRRSTPQPKQRRDANVRNSATNGIPRHLNPQQPATAVVKEQDGQRLPPHTPPLVVNSLARSLPLVPGPTDTALLQAYADTAALTGPQSSSPVEAFADALLMDVSGALRTGGGGGSAPGPLPAPPPPLMPPTHSVAGTAIKTETTAVTTVGGTETAPPPIIISSSSAVVMPPGDIDEHHQSEAVMAPAVEQKAQHHRSDAQHNAMDRSSNVTTMTTTTPASSAMSSSSSERGASPVKADGGAGRRVKGGGATSATTCPSVGITAVLQHPDTIATAYSGHQQRSHNVVPILVHGNNGFHWRVTRHRSRGAGATVSGAETHHSHPDAHRKYRCHLHNGHHHRSMEGISSTTPEHGTGTPRSSRYRYNSSSTTRQRKQPQQPSKHSPRNASSADTRGDGHDGFIKHPADAARQRPVSPGHGGKAQRRAIPRNSNRDATTAAAAAFNNPPAGIGVVSRSAHSRPPPPTRSAAAVWQDVKLMWAPAPVLQSPFAAVYRYHPHPCLTSSQGQQQQSTTRRGAPPSAVAGTSDESARSHTPGRAVGAGVRERGASRTLTGAAGAAPSLPSASAIRPTQQPQQKASAAIPLLCMTDSLIGAALRDVLPVCRARQREVAREVARRRYQHLPTGIGGGGDVASSATVL, via the coding sequence ATGAGGTACGCACCTCAaacacctccgcctccccccgcgGGACTCAATCGCAGCGAACacgtcgaggaggcgcttTCGACGCGCCTTCAGGGCAGTAGCAGTGCTCACAAGACAGCGACCAGTGACACGACCCCTCCCGATCCGCGCCTTGGTCACGTGATGAACACCTCCagtgcgagcagcagcagcagcagcagtaagATCTGCGCTGAGCATATGCAGCACGCTGCGGAAGTGGCAGCCTCGAACAGGGATGGCCTCTACCAAGCTGAGCAGAAACCCTTCGTAGGCACGTCTGCCGTTGCCCtccaaccaccaccaccccttcgGATGCGGCATTCGACGactgcaccagcggcagctacTCCATTCCCTTCGTCCTCCGCCTCATCTACCCCACTCGGCGACCGtgctggcgacggcgagagcaaccacagcaacaacagcagtaGTAGTTACTCGGCCAGCCGCACCTCATCCCACTACCTCTTCGCCATCCAGCGAGACCTCGAGGCCATTGTGCGCCTCCAGCAACTGCAGCTacaggagaggagggtgcCACTTCCATCCGAGGCAAGCACTAGGGAAAGTATGCCGGGAGCGTGGATTGGCGCCAAGCAGATGGCGGCATCCCCATTGGTGACAGACCCGCTccaccacagcaccacctTCGTCGCCCGTGCTGCTCCGGCGATACATCTCCAGTCTATCGACCATGCAAAGCGAGCATGGCTTGAAGGTGAAGGCACGGCGTACGCCACCcctcgacagcagcagcagccaccgcaaTCGTTGCCCCTTTCGTGCCATACGCACTTCGCGGGGACATCCGCCAGCCCTCGCACTGCAAAAGTGGCCGACGCGGCGCCACAGTTGTCCCTCGACTCGTGCCGGTCGAGTGTGCAGGGTGTCAACGACATGCTTctctcaccaccacggcATGACACCAGCGGGGCAAGCATCTCTGCTGGGACAAGTATCCCCGTGATGCGTCACCAGTCGCATCAGCAACAGCCacaaccgccgccgccgccgccctcatCCTCTCCCATTCCAGCCTCGCTCGTGGAATATCAACGCTATCTCATGCAACTggagcatcagcagcgccagcaccgcgaAGTACTGCGACGGCACCgcaagcagcacagcaggGAGGAAGTAATGGCGGCCGCACAGCGCGGAGGGGCGCCAATTACCATACCGATAAGTacggcgacgccaccgcggcaACGCACCGGTATCGGGACCGTGATGGAGGACAGACGCAACCGCAGCCCGCCTCTCGCGATGATGATGCAAGCAAtacggcagcgccgtggtgACGAACGCGGCGTCTACAGCGCTGGCATTCTGTACGGCTGCACCACGTCCTCTGACTCCAGCGCGACCGTGCCCTCGGCAATGCGGCAGCGGGGTCGTCACTCGCAGAAACAGCGGCATCCGATGACGACGTCgcccaccgcagccgcagcgccgtcgagAGAGCGTGGTGGAGGCCGGCGAGCGAGCGTCAGGAGCGGCCATGGTCGCAGTGCTGAAGATACAGGTCCGTCTGCAGCCAGAGCGACAGGAGCACCAGGTGTAGCGCTTATAGACGTGCCAGCACGCAGTCGCTATCGTCGGAGCACACCGCAACCCAAACAGCGCCGGGACGCAAATGTGCGGAACAGCGCCACCAACGGCATCCCAAGGCATCTAAACCCGCAGCAACCGGCGACTGCGGTGGTGAAAGAGCAAGATGGTCAGCGCTTaccaccacacacgccacCATTGGTAGTGAACTCTCTAGCCAGGTCTTTGCCACTCGTACCTGGACCCACGGACACAGCGCTCCTGCAGGCATACGCTgacacggcggcgctgacgggTCCGCAGTCCTCCTCTCCGGTGGAAGCCTTcgccgatgcgctgctgatggaTGTAAGCGGAGCACTCAGGACcggcggcgggggcggtTCCGCTCCAGGACcgctgccagcaccgccaccacccttGATGCCCCCTACGCACTCCGTCGCAGGGACGGCGATCAAGACAGAGACCACAGCCGTCACGACCGTAGGTGGGACAGAaaccgcgccgccgcctatCATCATCTCATCTAGCAGCGCGGTCGTGATGCCCCCTGGTGACATTGATGAGCACCACCAGTCTGAGGCAGTGATGGCTCCAGCAGTAGAACAGAAGGCTCAGCACCACAGAAGCGATGCCCAACACAACGCCATGGACAGGAGCAGCAACGTCACCACCATGACTACCACCACTCCTGCATCGTCCGCCATGTCGTCATCATCAAGTGAAAGGGGGGCGAGCCCTGTGAAAGCggacggtggcgctggcagGCGTgtgaagggcggcggcgcgacTTCTGCTACGACGTGTCCATCGGTAGGCATCACTGCcgtcctgcagcaccccGACACCATTGCGACGGCGTACTCCggccatcagcagcgctccCACAACGTGGTGCCGATCCTCGTTCACGGAAACAACGGCTTCCACTGGCGCGTGACGCGGCATCGAAGCCGTGGTGCTGGGGCCACTGTCTCCGGAGCCGAGACCCACCACAGCCACCCAGATGCCCATCGCAAGTATCGGTGCCACCTTCACAATGGGCATCACCATCGCTCCATGGAGGGGATCAGCAGCACAACTCCCGAGCACGGCACCGGTACACCGCGAAGCAGTCGCTACAGgtacaacagcagcagcacgacgcGACAGCGAAaacagccgcagcaaccGTCAAAGCACTCTCCACGCAACGCAAGCAGCGCAGATACGCGCGGTGACGGTCACGACGGGTTCATAAAGCACCCCGCTGATGCCGCGAGGCAGCGGCCCGTGAGTCCAGGACACGGTGGCAAGGCACAGCGACGTGCGATACCCCGCAACAGCAACCGAGATGcgaccaccgctgcggcagcagctttCAATAACCCGCCTGCAGGCATCGGCGTGGTGAGTCGGTCAGCTCATTCGcgaccccctcctccgacgcggagcgccgccgccgtctggCAGGACGTAAAGCTCATGTGGGCCCCAGCGCCAGTATTGCAGTCCCCCTTTGCCGCCGTCTACCGCtaccacccccacccatgCCTGACTTCCTCTcaaggacagcagcagcagtcgacGACCCGTCGAGGTGCGCCACCATCCGCTGTCGCGGGAACAAGCGATGAAAGCGCACGAAGCCACACACCGGGGCGTGCCGTGGGTGCAggcgtgagggagagaggtgcatcACGAACTCTGACGGGGGCTGCAGGGGCCGCACCGTCGCTGCCATCCGCGTCTGCCATTCGCCCTACacagcaaccgcagcagAAGGCGTCTGCCGCTATACCACTCCTGTGCATGACCGACAGCCTCATCGGTGCCGCACTGCGCGATGTCCTACCCGTGTGCCGAGCTCGTCAGCGCGAGGTGGCACGTGAGGTGGCGCGTCGACGATACCAACATCTGCCGACAGgcatcggtggtggtggtgatgtcGCTTCCTCGGCGACAGTGCTCTAG